From a single Glycine soja cultivar W05 chromosome 19, ASM419377v2, whole genome shotgun sequence genomic region:
- the LOC114398094 gene encoding uncharacterized protein LOC114398094 has product MRIMYWFLVLFLNLTYGSVLDASHGKTLPSTVVVGTVYCDTCFQHTFSTRSHFISGALVAVECKVGDSVPSFNKEVKTNEHGEFKVEVPLKVWKHAKRIKGCTFKLISSSEPHCSVASVATSSSVSLKTREQGELIFSAGLFSFKPTKKPNFCNHKQSVPNSKAHVKNEFPPNTNPSTLDKKSAEDTFFPFPPIPFLPPIPFLPPLPFPFPPFPFPFPPLSPPPTPTPVLPPTPLPAPLNPPLPAPLSPPPLPPLSPPPYTSPWPQLSSPLRIPNRV; this is encoded by the exons ATGAGAATAATGTATTGGTTCCTTGTTTTGTTTCTCAATCTCACATATGGTAGTGTTTTAGATGCTAGCCATGGTAAAACACTTCCTTCTACTGTTGTGGTTGGCACTGTTTACTGTGACACGTGTTTTCAACACACTTTCTCCACAAGAAGCCATTTCATTTCAG GTGCCCTAGTAGCTGTAGAATGCAAAGTTGGGGATTCAGTGCCAAGTTTCAATAAAGAAGTGAAGACAAATGAGCATGGTGAATTCAAAGTGGAGGTACCATTAAAAGTGTGGAAACATGCAAAAAGAATCAAGGGATGCACTTTCAAATTGATAAGTAGCAGTGAGCCTCATTGTTCTGTGGCCTCCGTTGCTACCTCTTCTTCAGTGAGCCTCAAGACAAGAGAGCAAGGGGAACTCATATTCTCAGCTGGATTGTTCTCATTCAAGCCTACCAAAAAGCCAAACTTTTGCAACCATAAACAAAGTGTTCCAAACTCCAAGGCACATGTGAAAAATGAATTTCCTCCAAATACAAACCCTTCAACATTAGATAAAAAATCAGCTGAAGATACCTTTTTCCCATTCCCTCCAATTCCATTTCTACCTCCAATCCCTTTTCTACCTCCACTCCCATTCCCATTTCCTCCATTTCCATTTCCATTCCCACCCCTATCCCCACCCCCAACCCCAACCCCAGTCCTCCCTCCAACCCCACTCCCAGCACCACTAAACCCACCACTTCCAGCACCACTTAGCCCACCACCATTGCCACCACTAAGCCCGCCACCATACACCTCTCCATGGCCACAACTAAGCTCACCACTGCGCATCCCCAACCGAGTCTAG
- the LOC114399663 gene encoding uncharacterized protein LOC114399663, with translation MHTGGSISLQDHAIRLSEELGRSVYVDEIFQQTHFRKDNGQFVDDRSRKTHEEFEARLSQARSDAASSVGESQLTPLDPAEEQRLRSQSWVVAVGPKHKGRLYGIGDLAHTYKCGNDSFMQHTQGSSSRTEDAAEINRLREELRQSKEKMRVFQSVVLQFLSLEARNIIHQQQQQQPHQQ, from the exons ATGCACACAGGTGGTTCTATCAGCTTGCAGGATCACGCCATTCGCTTG TCAGAGGAGCTTGGTCGATCTGTATATGTAGATGAGATCTTTCAGCAAACTCATTTTCGAAAGGATAATGGTCAATTTGTCGATGATAGATCTAGAAAGACACAT GAAGAATTTGAGGCTAGATTATCTCAAGCTAGGTCTGATGCTGCATCAAGTGTTGGTGAATCACAACTCACTCCTTTAGACCCTGCTGAAGAACAAAGACTTAGGAGTCAATCTTGGGTTGTAGCTGTGGGACCAAAGCATAAGGGACGCCTTTATGGTATTGGAGACCTTGCTCATACTTACAAATGCGGAAATGATAGTTTCATGCAACATACACAAGGATCTTCTAGTCGCACTGAGGATGCTGCAGAGATCAATCGACTGCGGGAGGAGTTGCGTcaatcaaaggagaaaatgcGTGTTTTTCAATCAGTTGTCCTTCAGTTCCTATCTCTTGAAGCGCGGAacattattcatcaacaacaacaacaacaacctcaccaaCAATAA